A DNA window from Micromonospora inyonensis contains the following coding sequences:
- a CDS encoding cytochrome P450: MLTRTPVFTAGGSDFDPTDPHLFTTDRHLEVWRQARSRHPVAWQESADGGFWSVTGHRAGSELLRRPTEFTSTLGMRLGSSPQAVRAAAGRMLVVADGTAHRRLRTAHSAWFTPRALAGLRADLLRLLDARLAELLARGTPFDVVGELTALLPAWALLGMMGVPAADWNHLVGLTLRAFDDDERGPAAAAARTEAHTEVFLYFGELLDRRRAAPGDDMVSALAQAVVDGRPLTDEEIVLNCDGLMNGGLETTPHAASGAMLAFARHPDTWRRLRHTPELADRAVEEILRYTSPPMHAMRTATVDATLGDATIRAGDRVVVWFPSCNADDTVFAEPGRFLLDRWPNPHLGFGGGPHYCIGAALARLELRCLLETLARRVEAFEVAGAVVRQPSNFLNGLRRLDLALTPAGTAAGADPLTGPRHSGTPR; this comes from the coding sequence GTGCTGACCCGTACTCCCGTGTTCACCGCCGGTGGATCGGACTTCGACCCGACCGATCCCCACCTCTTCACCACCGATCGGCACCTGGAGGTCTGGCGGCAGGCCCGCAGCCGGCATCCGGTCGCCTGGCAGGAGTCGGCCGACGGCGGCTTCTGGTCGGTCACCGGCCACCGGGCGGGCAGCGAACTGCTCCGGCGGCCCACCGAGTTCACCTCGACCCTCGGCATGCGTCTGGGCAGCAGTCCGCAGGCCGTCCGCGCCGCCGCCGGGCGGATGCTGGTGGTCGCCGACGGCACCGCGCACCGCCGGCTGCGGACCGCCCACTCGGCGTGGTTCACACCCCGGGCACTGGCCGGGCTCCGCGCCGACCTGCTCCGCCTGCTCGACGCGCGCCTGGCGGAACTGCTCGCCCGGGGCACCCCGTTCGACGTGGTGGGTGAGCTGACCGCGCTCCTGCCGGCGTGGGCGCTGCTCGGCATGATGGGGGTGCCGGCCGCCGACTGGAACCACCTGGTCGGGCTGACCCTGCGGGCCTTCGACGACGACGAGCGCGGCCCGGCGGCGGCGGCGGCCCGGACCGAGGCGCACACCGAGGTCTTCCTGTACTTCGGTGAGCTGCTCGACCGGCGGCGCGCCGCGCCGGGCGACGACATGGTGAGCGCGCTGGCGCAGGCCGTGGTGGACGGCCGACCGCTGACCGACGAGGAGATCGTCCTCAACTGCGACGGCCTGATGAACGGCGGGTTGGAGACGACCCCGCACGCCGCCTCCGGCGCGATGCTCGCCTTCGCCCGGCACCCGGACACCTGGCGGCGGCTGCGCCACACCCCGGAGCTGGCCGACCGGGCGGTCGAGGAGATCCTCCGCTACACCTCACCGCCGATGCACGCGATGCGGACCGCCACCGTGGACGCCACCCTGGGCGACGCCACGATCCGGGCCGGCGACCGGGTGGTGGTGTGGTTCCCGTCCTGCAACGCCGACGACACCGTCTTCGCCGAGCCGGGGCGGTTCCTCCTCGACCGGTGGCCCAACCCTCACCTCGGGTTCGGTGGAGGGCCGCACTACTGCATCGGGGCGGCCCTCGCCCGGCTGGAGCTGCGCTGCCTGCTGGAGACCCTGGCCCGGCGGGTCGAGGCGTTCGAGGTCGCCGGTGCGGTCGTCCGCCAGCCGTCGAACTTCCTCAACGGCCTCCGCCGCCTCGACCTGGCACTGACCCCGGCCGGCACGGCGGCCGGGGCCGACCCGCTCACCGGGCCCCGGCACTCCGGGACGCCTCGATGA
- a CDS encoding ArsR family transcriptional regulator yields MFREPIAEIAELFHVYQSGLVFHALCAVARLEIPDRLADGPRPVSDLAAEVAADPDALRRVLRLLDGHEIVVHHRETDRVWLTDRGELLRRDHPMSVWATFATLGISDVAHRLVDTVRTGRPAVPGVLGTGFWEYLADRPDQQAVFSQAMAEQARLLSLPCVPLLDWPDGGTVVDVGGGSGVLLAAVLDAGPGLKGILLDQPQVLPRAVDRFRERGLADRSETRPHDLFAPVPAGDVYLLSRVLHDWDDDEVVRILGAVAGGASPGARLRIFEDLLPSSGPLAATQAWSDVVMMVLYPGARERTLGQYRALLERAGWVFGRTVAGPPGMHVIEASRSAGAR; encoded by the coding sequence GTGTTCCGGGAGCCGATTGCGGAAATCGCTGAGCTGTTCCACGTCTATCAGTCCGGGCTGGTTTTCCACGCGCTCTGCGCGGTCGCCAGACTGGAGATTCCGGACCGACTCGCGGACGGACCCCGGCCGGTTTCCGACCTGGCGGCCGAGGTGGCCGCCGACCCGGACGCGCTGCGCCGGGTGCTGCGCCTGCTCGACGGCCACGAGATCGTCGTGCACCACCGTGAGACGGACCGGGTGTGGCTCACCGACCGGGGCGAGCTGCTCCGGCGGGACCATCCGATGTCCGTCTGGGCCACCTTCGCCACGCTCGGGATCTCCGACGTGGCGCACCGGCTGGTCGACACCGTCCGCACCGGCCGCCCCGCCGTCCCCGGGGTGCTGGGCACCGGGTTCTGGGAGTACCTGGCGGACCGTCCCGACCAGCAGGCGGTGTTCAGCCAGGCGATGGCGGAGCAGGCCCGACTGCTCTCGCTGCCGTGCGTACCGCTGCTGGACTGGCCCGACGGCGGCACGGTGGTCGACGTCGGCGGCGGCAGCGGAGTGCTGCTGGCCGCGGTGCTCGACGCCGGGCCCGGGCTGAAGGGCATCCTGCTGGACCAGCCGCAGGTGCTGCCCCGGGCGGTGGACCGGTTCCGGGAGCGCGGGCTTGCCGACCGGAGCGAGACCCGGCCGCACGACCTCTTCGCGCCGGTGCCGGCCGGCGACGTGTACCTGCTCTCCCGGGTCCTGCACGACTGGGACGACGACGAGGTGGTCCGGATCCTCGGTGCGGTCGCCGGGGGCGCGTCCCCGGGCGCGCGGCTGCGGATCTTCGAGGACCTGCTCCCCTCCTCGGGGCCGCTGGCGGCGACCCAGGCCTGGTCGGACGTGGTGATGATGGTGCTGTACCCGGGGGCGCGGGAACGGACCCTCGGGCAGTACCGGGCGCTGCTGGAGCGGGCGGGTTGGGTGTTCGGGCGGACCGTGGCCGGTCCACCCGGGATGCACGTCATCGAGGCGTCCCGGAGTGCCGGGGCCCGGTGA
- a CDS encoding non-ribosomal peptide synthetase: protein MTSPVPTVGGVLPPAVAPATSARLPLSFAQEQLWLVDQLSPGESAYNSPLVYRLRGTLDVAALRAALTALVARHDALRATFGTEDGTPYQEIAPPAPARLEVRAVPGDTPDDRETALHRTLRAEVATPFDLQAGPLYRFLLLRVAADDHVLLLLLHHIVTDGWSTGVLRRDLAVGYASAVAGHPPQLPPPGRTYAAHVLAQRARLTPETLAAGLRHWERTLRDVPPVELPTDRPRAAAVGRPGATVVRSLPDALGQQVAALCRDRQVSPFMLLTAGLAAVLATEAGQEDLSLGVPLLGRAEAELEDVVGLFVNMVVLRLDLSGDPTFDDLLDRVAEASLGLYDHDEVPFAKVVERVRPVRTEGRNPLFQVCVQLLGADTTGAGLSLPGLTVELVPPPSERSPFDLSVDFAVTGERIAVHLTYATDLFDRWRIDALLDHLTTLLTTGCADPARPLSRLPLLSARERTALLDCGDGGPFRPDGRPLDARIAAVAAARPEAVAAVCRGRELTYGELLHRADALAHRLVRHGAGPERVVAVVADRDLDLLVAVLGVLRAGAAVTILDPTHPPRRLGRLIDAVDAPVVLARAALVDRLPPLPGRDVLPVDGPAADPPAPGPLPAHTAATLAAVVTTSGSTGRPKPVALDHAGLGYFVDRYRRALDLGPADRMLQFCSLTFDLALGEVLTALTVGATLVLVSPEEGSAPDEVAALMRAHRVTYLGLTPTMLGSLDPTGHPDLRVVMSAGEVLTTDLVDAWRLPGRRMVNLYGPTEVSVACTDHECAPGRGHRPPPIGRPHPGRWLYVVDRYGRLAPRGAPGELLVGGVGLARGYLGQPARTAERFVADPFRPGGRVYRTGDLVRWNAAGELEFLGRLDDQVKLRGLRIEPGEIESALLTHPRVGRAAVVVRPDPRGEPRLVGYVSAEGPPPTPAELRAHLDAVLPAYLVPGAWCVLDEFPLTSSQKIDRVALPDPDPVAAPGGTAPAATPTEAALVAIFGAVLGVPEVGVDANLFALGGSSLQGMRVVGQINRTFGVRLSLRLLYGTATIRDLAARVDGTTREAVR from the coding sequence ATGACGTCCCCTGTCCCCACGGTCGGCGGCGTGCTCCCGCCGGCCGTCGCGCCGGCCACGAGCGCCCGACTACCGCTCTCCTTCGCGCAGGAGCAGTTGTGGTTGGTGGACCAGCTCAGCCCCGGGGAGTCCGCGTACAACAGTCCCCTCGTCTACCGGTTGCGGGGGACACTGGACGTCGCCGCGCTCCGGGCCGCGCTGACCGCCCTGGTGGCCCGGCACGACGCGCTGCGGGCCACGTTCGGCACCGAGGACGGCACGCCGTACCAGGAGATCGCCCCGCCGGCCCCGGCCCGGCTGGAGGTGCGCGCGGTGCCCGGCGACACCCCCGACGACCGGGAGACCGCCCTGCACCGGACGCTTCGGGCGGAGGTCGCCACCCCGTTCGACCTCCAGGCCGGCCCGCTGTACCGCTTCCTGCTGCTCCGGGTCGCCGCCGACGACCACGTACTCCTGCTGCTCCTGCACCACATCGTCACCGACGGCTGGTCGACCGGGGTGCTCCGGCGGGACCTGGCCGTCGGGTACGCCAGCGCCGTCGCTGGCCACCCCCCGCAGCTGCCACCGCCGGGCCGCACGTACGCCGCGCATGTGCTGGCCCAGCGCGCCCGGCTCACGCCGGAGACGTTGGCAGCCGGGCTACGGCACTGGGAGCGGACGCTGCGTGACGTCCCACCGGTGGAGCTGCCCACCGACCGGCCCCGGGCGGCTGCCGTCGGACGGCCCGGCGCGACGGTCGTCCGGTCCCTGCCCGACGCGCTGGGACAGCAGGTGGCGGCGCTGTGCCGCGACCGCCAGGTGTCCCCCTTCATGCTGTTGACCGCGGGCCTGGCTGCGGTGCTCGCCACCGAGGCCGGCCAGGAGGACCTGTCTCTCGGCGTGCCGCTGCTCGGCCGGGCCGAGGCGGAGCTGGAGGACGTGGTCGGGCTCTTCGTCAACATGGTGGTGCTCCGCCTCGACCTGTCCGGCGATCCCACCTTCGACGACCTGCTGGACCGGGTCGCCGAGGCGAGCCTCGGGCTCTACGACCACGACGAGGTGCCCTTCGCGAAGGTGGTCGAGCGGGTCCGGCCGGTCCGCACCGAGGGGCGCAACCCGCTGTTCCAGGTCTGCGTGCAGCTGCTCGGCGCGGACACCACGGGGGCCGGGCTGTCCCTGCCCGGCCTCACGGTCGAGTTGGTCCCGCCCCCGTCCGAGCGGTCCCCGTTCGACCTCTCCGTCGACTTCGCCGTCACCGGCGAGCGCATCGCCGTCCACCTCACGTACGCGACCGACCTGTTCGACCGGTGGCGGATCGACGCGCTGCTCGACCACCTCACCACCCTGCTGACGACCGGCTGTGCCGACCCGGCCCGGCCGCTGTCGCGTCTCCCGCTGCTCTCCGCGCGGGAGCGGACGGCGCTGCTCGACTGCGGCGACGGTGGTCCGTTCCGGCCGGACGGACGCCCGCTGGACGCCCGGATCGCGGCGGTCGCCGCCGCCCGTCCCGAGGCGGTGGCCGCGGTCTGCCGGGGACGGGAGCTGACCTACGGCGAACTGCTCCACCGGGCGGACGCGCTGGCCCACCGGCTGGTCCGGCACGGGGCGGGTCCGGAGCGGGTGGTCGCCGTCGTCGCCGACCGGGACCTCGACCTGCTCGTCGCCGTGCTCGGGGTGCTGCGGGCCGGGGCGGCGGTGACCATCCTCGACCCGACGCACCCGCCCCGACGGCTGGGCCGTCTGATCGACGCGGTCGACGCGCCGGTGGTGCTGGCCAGGGCCGCCCTGGTCGACCGGCTGCCGCCGCTGCCCGGTCGGGACGTGCTGCCGGTGGACGGCCCGGCGGCCGACCCGCCCGCGCCGGGGCCGCTGCCGGCGCACACCGCCGCCACGCTGGCCGCGGTGGTGACCACCTCCGGGTCGACCGGTCGCCCCAAGCCGGTGGCGCTCGACCACGCCGGCCTGGGCTACTTCGTCGACCGCTACCGCCGGGCCCTCGACCTGGGGCCGGCGGACCGGATGCTCCAGTTCTGCTCGCTCACCTTCGACCTGGCCCTCGGCGAGGTGCTCACCGCGCTCACCGTCGGCGCCACGCTGGTGCTCGTCTCCCCCGAGGAGGGGTCCGCGCCGGACGAGGTGGCGGCGCTGATGCGCGCGCACCGGGTCACCTACCTCGGGCTGACCCCGACCATGCTCGGCAGCCTCGACCCGACCGGTCACCCCGACCTGCGGGTCGTGATGAGCGCCGGTGAGGTGCTGACGACGGATCTGGTCGACGCCTGGAGGCTGCCCGGCCGCCGCATGGTCAACCTGTACGGTCCGACCGAGGTCTCGGTGGCCTGCACCGACCACGAGTGCGCCCCCGGCCGGGGGCACCGCCCACCGCCGATCGGACGCCCCCACCCCGGCCGCTGGCTGTACGTGGTGGACCGGTACGGACGGCTCGCCCCCCGGGGTGCCCCCGGTGAGCTGCTCGTCGGGGGCGTCGGGCTGGCCCGGGGCTACCTCGGCCAGCCGGCACGGACCGCGGAGCGGTTCGTCGCCGACCCGTTCCGCCCCGGTGGCCGGGTCTACCGCACCGGCGACCTGGTGCGCTGGAACGCCGCCGGCGAACTCGAGTTCCTCGGTCGCCTCGACGACCAGGTCAAGCTGCGCGGGTTGCGGATCGAGCCCGGCGAGATCGAGTCCGCGCTGCTGACCCACCCCCGGGTCGGTCGGGCAGCGGTGGTGGTCCGCCCCGACCCGCGCGGGGAACCCCGCCTGGTCGGGTACGTCAGCGCGGAGGGGCCGCCGCCCACCCCGGCGGAACTCCGCGCCCACCTCGACGCGGTGCTGCCGGCGTACCTGGTGCCGGGCGCGTGGTGCGTGCTCGACGAGTTCCCGCTGACCAGCTCACAGAAGATCGACCGGGTCGCGCTGCCGGACCCGGATCCGGTCGCCGCACCGGGCGGCACCGCCCCGGCGGCCACCCCGACCGAGGCCGCCCTGGTGGCGATCTTCGGAGCGGTGCTCGGTGTGCCGGAGGTGGGCGTGGACGCCAACCTCTTCGCGCTGGGCGGCAGCTCGTTACAGGGCATGCGGGTGGTCGGCCAGATCAACCGGACCTTCGGGGTGCGGCTGAGCCTGCGCCTGCTCTACGGCACCGCCACGATCCGCGACCTCGCCGCCCGGGTCGACGGCACGACGCGGGAGGCGGTCAGGTGA
- a CDS encoding alpha/beta fold hydrolase, translating to MTDHAVLTIRATGHRPALCCVPAISGSPYPYLPLRALVEADQPVLALEAPGFDDGRPPAGSLPELAAGYLDSLRRARPDRAYALLGWSMGGVVAYHLAQRLRAAGCGVPALVLVDSIVPTLTRHPEGLARTTRFVVDLLATSGQPVEPARAVLAGLPAGSSPEEAFTALSRARVLPDDLDHSFLLHRYALFDTHLTALSRYRPTGGYDGPVTLVRAADSPAELMRWDDLATDVTEIVVPGDHYSIWRGEGLAALGRALRRCLSTTYDDRGRLYARKGTADACPPPPGGA from the coding sequence GTGACCGACCATGCGGTGCTGACCATCCGCGCCACCGGGCACCGGCCCGCGCTGTGCTGCGTGCCGGCCATCTCCGGTTCCCCGTACCCCTACCTGCCGCTGCGGGCCCTGGTCGAGGCCGACCAGCCCGTCCTCGCCCTGGAGGCACCCGGATTCGACGACGGCCGTCCGCCGGCCGGCTCACTGCCGGAACTTGCGGCCGGCTACCTGGACTCGTTGCGCCGGGCCCGTCCCGACCGGGCGTACGCCCTGCTCGGATGGTCGATGGGCGGCGTGGTCGCGTACCACCTGGCGCAGCGGCTGCGGGCCGCCGGGTGCGGCGTGCCGGCGCTGGTCCTGGTCGACAGCATCGTGCCGACCCTGACGCGGCACCCCGAGGGGTTGGCCCGGACGACGAGGTTCGTGGTGGACCTGCTGGCCACCTCGGGCCAGCCGGTCGAACCGGCCCGGGCGGTACTCGCCGGACTCCCGGCCGGGAGTAGCCCGGAGGAGGCGTTCACCGCGCTGTCCCGGGCCCGCGTCCTCCCCGACGATCTCGACCACTCCTTCCTGCTGCACCGGTACGCGCTGTTCGACACCCACCTCACGGCGCTGAGCCGGTACCGGCCCACCGGCGGGTACGACGGACCGGTGACCCTGGTCCGCGCCGCCGACTCCCCCGCCGAGCTGATGCGCTGGGACGACCTGGCCACGGACGTGACGGAGATCGTGGTCCCCGGCGACCACTACTCGATCTGGCGGGGCGAGGGGCTGGCCGCGCTCGGTCGGGCCCTGCGCCGCTGCCTGTCCACCACGTACGACGACCGAGGGCGCCTGTACGCCCGGAAAGGAACGGCCGACGCATGTCCTCCGCCACCTGGCGGCGCGTGA